Within the Leptospira stimsonii genome, the region GTTCGTTAAATAAAAATCAAACCAAACCGGTGTATGAAAGCTCCTGATGACTTCAGGGGCTTTTTTGTTTTTTGGGAGCTTCCGAGAAAAAGAGATAAGCTCCTGCAACCAGTGCTACGAACCCGGACGCACTCAAGGCGACGGTGGAATTCCACTGAGTCCAAAGAAATCCGGTGATGGAACTCGCGAGAACCATACACAAGCTCTGAAACGCATTAAAAGTTCCTAATGCAGTTCCGGTTTCCGTCTGAGGAACAAGATTGGTGATCCAAGCTCTCGAAATCCCTTCCGTAGAAGCCGCAAAAACTCCGTAGATCGAAAAGGAAACCCAGAGAACCCAGGAAGAGGTCCCGAAACTCATTCCGAAATAAACCAAGGCAAAACAACCGAGTCCGAAAATAAAAAGGTTCTTCAATCCGATCTTATCGCCCAAGATTCCGAGAGGATAAGCCGTGCCCGCGTAAACGAGATTGTAAAAGATATAAGCTCCGATCGAAGCGGAATCGCTGAGTCCGAATTCTTTGAGTCTTAGAAGAAGAAACACGTCCGATCCGTTAAAAAGAGAAAAGAGTAGAATCCCTTTGCAAAGATTTCTGTAAGAAGCAGGAGACGTTTTCCAGTATTGAAAAAAGAGTAGGATCGAATGAGAATTCTCGCCTTTCTTTTTTAGAATCGGCTCTCTGTGTTTTTCACGAATCAAAAACGTAAAACCGATCGCGAGAATTCCCGGAAGAAACGCGAACAAGAACAATTCCTTATAATGTCCGGGATAAAAATAAAGGAAAACCAGAGCTCCAACGGGACCTAAGACCGCGCCGAACGTATCCATCGATCGATGAAAACCGAAGACCATTCCCTTGTTCACGACCGTGGTTTCATCCGAAAGAAGAGCGTCCCTAGCGGAAGTTCGAATTCCTTTTCCTAGGCGATCGGTGGTTCGAATCAGAAAAACCCAAATCGGAGAAATGAAAGAGGTCATCAGAGGTTTGGAGATCGCGCTCAGAAAATAACCCCAACGAACAAAGGGGAGTCTTTTGCCGGAAAGGTCGGACATTCTTCCGAATGAACCCTTGCTGAAACCGGCGGTCGCTTCCGCGACTCCTTCTAAGATTCCGATGAGAAAAATCGAAAATCCGATTTCTTTGAGATAGATGGGAAGAACGGGGTAAAGCATTTCCGAAGCGACGTCGGTTAGAAGACTCACGAGTGAAAGAACAAGAATGGTTCGTGTGATGATTTTTTTGCGAGATTCAGTCATACGGAGAATCTTGAAGGAGAATCCCCGACGCTAAAAACAAATTCGACGCGTTTTCGAAGGAAGGGTGGTGGGAGATACTGGGATCGAACCAGTGACCTCTACCATGTCAAGGTAGCGCTCTAACCAGCTGAGCTAATCCCCCTTACCTTGCGTTCCAGAATTTGCGTCCCTCTTAATTCGTAAAGAAGAATCCGATCCGGAAGCTTCGGTGAAATTTTTTTTGAAGAAAGAATCCGGATTCTTCCTCCAAAAAAGCTAGCCGATTTTGAAATCCATCAGTGCTTTTGGAATTCAGACAGAACGAATCCGAAAGATCGGATATTCTTAGCTCGCGTTGGAAACAAAAGACGAATGAAACAAGAGGTTTGAAAATGAAAAAGCCGTTTACAAAAACGATTGATGGGAATTCTCCATCGGTCCGCAAAATGGACTTCGAAGCTCTGGAGAATGTCCCGAGATACTATTTCAATGACAACGCAATCATGACGCACGCGGTGAACAGCTTTCACGTGATCTTTCCGGAAGGGGAAAGATATTTTATTCGAAGTGTGAAGCCGTTTCAGGACCGGATTCGGAGCGAAGCTTTGAAGAATCGAATCAAAGCCTTTATCGGTCAGGAAGTGCAACACGGAAAAGAACACGAAAGGGTCTGGACATCGATTCGGAATTTCGGACTACCTTTGGATCGAATCGCGAAATTCTATCATTTCACCTGTTACAAAATCATCTTCAATTTGTTGGGTTTTCTTTTCGGGCCGAAACTCAACTTGGCGATCACAGCCGCTCTGGAACACTACACCGCGACTCTCGGAGAAATTTCTCTCGAACGCGATTTGGCAAAAGACGTGCAAGGCGATATGAAAAAACTTCTCGTTTGGCACGCTTGCGAAGAGATCGAGCACAAGTCGGTGGTCTACGACGTTCTACAAGAAGTCGCTCCGAGTTATTTTCTGAGAATCGCCGGATACATGATCGCCACGGTTATGCTCTGGTCGTATGCGATTTTATTCCAATATTGGTTTTTGATCGCGGATAAGGAAGTTACTTGGAAGAAATTCAAAAACGACCGAAAGTATGCGAGGGAGCAGATGAGAATTTCGGTGCCGCCCTTATATAAAGGATTTCTAAAGTATTTTAGAAAAGATTTCCATCCCGATCAGATGGGCGGTTACGAACTCGCGGAAGCGAAATTGGCGACCTTGTAATTTTACATTTTTTTTTCACTTACGAATCCATCCGAAACACTTGCTCTCGGACTTCGGAGTTTTTAGGAATTCCGAAGTCTATTTTTTTGCCTTCTTCTTATTTACATTCTCTAAATATTTTCGAAAGTAAGAATGAAGAACGTTCCTTTCCTTGAAAAAAAGATTCAATCATTCGAATGTAAATATTTAGATCAGGAATTGGGGACAGCCGTTAAAAAGCTGAAATGATTCGCGATATGCATCGCGTGAGCTTGGTCGTATTCTTCTTTTGACAAACTACCGTACGCAAAATGAGGTTTGAGTT harbors:
- a CDS encoding metal-dependent hydrolase — protein: MKKPFTKTIDGNSPSVRKMDFEALENVPRYYFNDNAIMTHAVNSFHVIFPEGERYFIRSVKPFQDRIRSEALKNRIKAFIGQEVQHGKEHERVWTSIRNFGLPLDRIAKFYHFTCYKIIFNLLGFLFGPKLNLAITAALEHYTATLGEISLERDLAKDVQGDMKKLLVWHACEEIEHKSVVYDVLQEVAPSYFLRIAGYMIATVMLWSYAILFQYWFLIADKEVTWKKFKNDRKYAREQMRISVPPLYKGFLKYFRKDFHPDQMGGYELAEAKLATL
- a CDS encoding MFS transporter; protein product: MTESRKKIITRTILVLSLVSLLTDVASEMLYPVLPIYLKEIGFSIFLIGILEGVAEATAGFSKGSFGRMSDLSGKRLPFVRWGYFLSAISKPLMTSFISPIWVFLIRTTDRLGKGIRTSARDALLSDETTVVNKGMVFGFHRSMDTFGAVLGPVGALVFLYFYPGHYKELFLFAFLPGILAIGFTFLIREKHREPILKKKGENSHSILLFFQYWKTSPASYRNLCKGILLFSLFNGSDVFLLLRLKEFGLSDSASIGAYIFYNLVYAGTAYPLGILGDKIGLKNLFIFGLGCFALVYFGMSFGTSSWVLWVSFSIYGVFAASTEGISRAWITNLVPQTETGTALGTFNAFQSLCMVLASSITGFLWTQWNSTVALSASGFVALVAGAYLFFSEAPKKQKSP